ACGCGCGGCATCCTGCCCGGCAGCCCGCGTCTGATCCAGGCCGGAATCAAGTACGCGTTTTGAGGCTGCAAGAGTAAGGCTAAACAGCGCCGCCGGGGATGTTGAAACGGCCATCCCCGGCGGCTGTGTCTGACTAACATACGAACAAGACAAGGAGCACATTATGGAACTCGACAAGAAGGCGGCAGCGGAAGTTTTGAATCGTATCCTCGAGCAGGAACTGGCCGGCGTTGTGCGCTACACGCATTATGCGCTGATGGTGTATGGCTATAACCGTATTCCCATCGTCAGTTGGCTGCGCGAGCAGGCGAACGAGGGTTTGTCTCATGCCCAGCAGGCGGGCGAGATGATCACCCAGCTCGGAGCGCATCCC
The sequence above is drawn from the Gammaproteobacteria bacterium genome and encodes:
- a CDS encoding bacterioferritin, whose translation is MELDKKAAAEVLNRILEQELAGVVRYTHYALMVYGYNRIPIVSWLREQANEGLSHAQQAGEMITQLGAHP